The Acidobacteriota bacterium DNA segment TCCGCGAAACGGCTCATCGTCTTCCACGACCAGCGTCGGTGTCCCCGAGCGTCCGGCATCGTTCATGACGCGAACTCCCGCGGGACGACGATCTCCACTTCGGTGCCGGTGCCGGCGACGGAACGGATGTCGAGACGGCCACCGATCATCTCGAGCGTCTGCTTCACGACGAAGAGACCGAGGCCGCGGCCCTGTCCGGGTTTGGTGGTGAAGAATGGCTCGCACGCACGGGCCTGCTCGTCGGCACGCATGCCTCGTCCGCTGTCACGTACCACGAGCGATATGCGGTCACCAACAGCACGACCCGCGATCGTTACGCGACCGTCGTCGGGCGACGCGTCGAACGCATTGCGCACGACGTTGAGGATGGCGCGTGCCAGGCCCTCCACCGGCCAGTATCCGTCGAGACCTGGCGGCACCGCCACGTCGACGCGCGACCGGCGTTCGGCCGGCAGGCCCGCGAGCGCATCGGCGAGCACCGCATCGAGGGTCGTGGTGTGCAGGGCACTGCCGGCAGCCTGTCCCGCACGCCCGGCGAGGTCGTCGAGCAGTCCCCGACAGCGCCGCCCCTCGGACGAAATCAGCCGGAGATCGGCGACCACCGACGCAAGATCGGGAGGCGTTCGTTCGAGATCGCGCTCCAACTCACTCGCCGTGAGGACGATCGTCCCGAGTGGTGTGGCGAGCTCGTGTGCCGCATCGGCGGCCAGCGTCGCCAGGCGCGCCAGCGACGCACTCTCGGCCAGTCGCGCTTCGAGGGCGCGCACGTCGCGGTCGCGTTCCGCGACCGCCGTCGCCAGGCGCGTGACGAACACCGTGACAAGCGCTGCGGTACCGGCGAACGCCCAGAACATGCCCTGGAAGTGCTGAGCGACTTCCGGGTGCATGGCCATCGCGGCCCGCAGTTCCGGCGCGGTGGACACAAACAGCGTGCCATACGCGACCGTCGCGACAACGGCCGCGAGCGCGGCGATGCGCGCGCCGTGGACGAACGCGGCCTGCGTGATGAGCACGAGAAAGTAGATGCTGACGGGATTCAGCGGACCACCGGCAGCCAGCAGGACGACGGCCAGGCCGACCACGTCGACGAGAATCAAGCCGGCCGGCAGGTCGAGACGTCCCGGGCCGCGAGCGCTGCCGCGGCTGGCCCACCACACGTTGCTCGCCAGTGTGACCGCGACGACCAGGCCGACGATCCACCAGCGCACGGAGACGTCGAGGACGAGCGTGGCCATCAGCCCGGCCCCGATCTGCGCGAACGCCGTTGCCCAGCGCGCCGTCGTCAGCCACGGCAGGCCAACGCCCGGAGCGACAGGAGACGTGCGCGAGATCATGCCCACCATTGTCGTCCACTCGCCAGGCAACGACGCCGCCCATGCTGCGGGCTTTCCGTCCGACGCGCGCCGCGGATGGCGCCAGTCAGCGACTGGACGGGCTCTGTCCGGAATCCATCAAAACGGGAAGCGATCACCGCGCCGCGGCCCGGCGGTGCGCGCTTGGCGCGCATCCGACGAGTCGATGGAAGGCCGTCGCGAAGCTCTGCGACGACCCGAATCCCAGGTCGTAGGCGATGCGGGTCACCGACGCTGTCGTGTCGGCAAGACGGCGCTTGGCCTCGTCGATGCGCAACCCGAGGAAGTACTCGGCTGGTCCCGTGCCCGTGACGTCGCGGAAGCGAGCGGTGAAGTGCGAGACCGACAACCCCGCGACGCGAGCGAAGTCCGGCACCTGCCAGTTTCGGTCGAGTTGCGTCCGCATCCTGTGCAGCACCGGGTCCAGCCACTCGTCCGCCCCCCGAATGCGACGACGGCCCGAGGCCCTGACAAGGTCCAGCAGCAGCGCGACGAGCGCGCATCGTCGTGCGATGACGTCGAGCGCGTCTGTGCGACGCGTCCCCGTGAGCAGGGCATCGAGTGCCGCATGGCAGCCGCGCGGCGCACGGAAGTGGCGGGCCGGCAACGTGAGCAGCGCGCGCGTGAGTACTGTCGAATCGGTTGGCGGCAGACCGAGGAAGCGACCGCGTCCCGCGGCGGGTGCCAGGATCAACCAGTACAGGACGCCCCGGTTCTCGGGGTCTGGACCCGTACTGTGCCACTCGCCAGGCATGGTGACCAGCACCTCGCCGCCCTGCAGGTCGTAGCGGCGGCCACTCATCTCATAGCCCTGACGTCCCCTGTGGAGATAGCAGATCTCGATCATCCCGCGATGCCGGTGCGGCGGCAGGGGGGTATGCGGCGTCCGGTATCGATACCGCCCGAGCACGCGGGCGCCCGGCAGGCCCAGGCCGGCGAGATCGCGGATCTCACGCTCCGGCGTCGTCTCCAGATCGAGGGTCGTCATGTGTGAAATCGTCTGACCGCACATCCTGCGAAGTCAAATGCGTATCCGTGCGGCAGCATGTGCCGCATCATGTCCTACGACGCGCGCTTCCTCGAGACGTTCAACGCGCTGGCCACCCGGTTCGAAGAGGAACAGCGCGCGCCCCTCGCCACGGCGGCCGGCTGGATGGCCGATGCGGTGGCCGACGACCGCCTGATCTATCTCTTCGGCGGCGGCGGCCATACGTGCCTCGTCATGCAGGAGCTCTTCTGGCGTGCCGGCGGCCTCGCCAATCTCTGCCCGATGATCGACTTCTCGATCCATCCGGTGACACCCGCGTACATGTATCTGTCGCACGAACGGATGCACGGCGTGGGCGACGCGCTGGTGGACTACTACGGCCTGGGCGAGGGCGACCTCCTGCTGTGTTTCCACAGCTACGGATTCAACCCGCCGACCATCGACTGCGCGCTGCGCGCGAAAGAGAAGGGCGCACGCGTCGTGGGGATCTCGTCGAGTGAATGGGATCGGTGTACGCCGCGGGACTTTCCCCTGCGGCATCGAAGCGGCAAGCACCTCTTCGACGTCGCCGACGTCGCCATCGAGGACTACGTGCCCTTCGGCGACACGGTGATCCAGATCGAGGGCTTCCCGCAGCCGATCAGCGGGATCTCGAGCACCATCGACTTCTACATCGCGCACCGTCTCGAGATCGAGTGCGTCAAGGCGTGCGTGGCGCGGGGTATCTCGCCGCCGGTCTGGCGCAGTGCGAACGTGGCAGGCGGCGATGCCTGCAACGCCGCGCTGCGCGCCAGGTACAACCCGCGCGTCAAGTTCCTGTAACGCACCGGAGGATCACGTCGTGGCCGTCCAGGAAACCGGCGTCAGCTACTACGGCATCTCGTATCCCGAGCACGCGGGGCGCGACTTCGAGGAGATGAAGGCGCATCACTGCACCGCGGTGCTGCTCGCGCTCACGGAGTTCGACATCTTCTTCTGGACGCACAACATCCCGCGGATCGTGGACGAGGCAAAGAAGGCCGGGCTCACCGTGTACCTGAACACGTGGGGCATCGGCAAGTTCTTCGGGGGCGAAGCGCCGAGCCGCTTCCTGCAGGAGTGCCACCCGCACGACCGGCAGTGGACCGCGGTGACGGGCGAGCCACTGGCCGCGGCCTCGCCCTCGTCGCCGGCATTCCGCGAGTACGTCTGGGAGATCGTGGACCGCCTGGCGCGCGACTGCGACGCCGACGGCTTCTTCTGGGACGAGCCGCACTACGCCATGCCCATCGATCCCGTCGGCTATCAGAGCACCGCGGACTGGTCGTGCCGAAGCCCTCTCACGCAGGAGATCTTCCGGCGCAGATACGGGTACGAGATGCCGAAGACCCTCACCGAGACCGTCAGGCGCTTCCGTCACGACCAGGCCAACGAACTGCTGTCGGAGGCGGGGCGCATCGCCAAGGCGCGCAATCCCCGCCTGCGCATCACGCAGTGCAGCCTGCCGGCGGAGAACAACTACTACGTCTCGTACCAGCGTGGCTTCGACGACTGGGAACGCATCGCCGCGAACCCGCTGTACGACATCTTCTCCACGTCGATCGTGGTGAGCTACGACGTGTCGCTCGACGTACACCGACGGCTCGCAGAGAAGACCGTCAGCCTCGCACGGCGGCACGGCAAGGTGCCGCAGCGCTGGATCATGAGCTACTTCGACAGCCCGCGTCCCGTCACCGTGATCAAGGACATCGCGCGCTGTTACGCCGAGGCCGGCATCGAGTCGATCTTCTCGTGGACGTATCGTGCCGGCAAGGGCACGTTCCTCGAAGCCCCCGACCCCGATCTCGCCTGGGCCACGCTTGGCGAGGCCTTCGCCGAGGTGAGACGATGACCGGCCCGGCCCGATTCGATCGACGCACCTGGCTCACGCACGCGTCCACGCTGCTCGCAGCCGGCTTGGCCGCGCCGCTCACCGCTCAGGGTGCGCCCCTGACGGTGCGCGACGAAGGCGAGAACGGACTGACAGTTCGAGAGGGTGAGGCACTCGTCCTGCGGTACCACTACGCGACGGTGCCCGTACCCGAGTCCCTGCGTCGCGGGCTCGGCGCACGCGAGGCCGAGAGCATGCGCCGGTACGGCCATCCGCGCAGCGACTACATCCACCCGCTGTACGGCCTCGATGGCATCGCGATGACCGACGACTGGTCGAAGGACCACCCGCATCATCGCGGCATCTACTGGGCCTGGCCCGAAGTGACGTACAAGGGCGACCTGGGTGACCTGCACGCGTTGCAACGCGTGTTCGCGCGGCCCACCGGTCGATTCACCATGACGACGGGCGACGCCGTTGCGACCATCGAGGCCGAGAACGAGTGGCGCTGGGACGATGTGACGCCGATCGTGCGGGAGCATGCGCGACTCGACGTACACCGCCGTGGAGCGCACGGCAGGTTCATCGATCTGCAGTTCACGTTCGCGGCGCTGGCCGAGAGCGTCACCATCGCGCGACGCGGCACCAACGCCTACGGCGGGTTGAACACGCGACTCGCACCGGTGAGCGACCTGCGTCTGTCGCATCACGCCGACGATCCCGGCACACCCGTGCGCATGGCCTGGCAGACGGCTGCGGGCAGGTGGCGTGGGGCGTCAGCCCCTGCGTCGCTCACGATCTTCGAACGTGCCGACAACCCGGGCTATCCCGGCGACTACATCCAGTTCCCGGATTTGCCGTGGCTGCAGCCCACGTTTCCTGCCGCAGGGACGCGCTATCCGCTCGAACGCGACACACCGCTGGTGCTGCGGTACCGGCTGTGGGTGCGCGCGGGCGATTCGCCGCTGGATGCCGAGTACCGGACGCAATGGCTCGCGTTCCAGAAAGGGTGAGCCCTTCATGAAGACGACCTCTACCACCTCGCGACGCCAGTTCCTCCAGTCATCAGCCGCCGTCGTGGCGGCGCCATACATCGTTCCCGCGTCAGCGCTGGGACGCGGACAGGCGCCACCGCCGAGCGACAGGATCAATCTGGGCATCATCGGCGTCAACGGCATGGGCACCTCGAACCTGCGCAACTGCGCGATCCATCCCGACGTGCAGGTGACCGCCGTTTGCGACGTCTGGCAGAAGCGGGTCGATGCGATCCTTGCGACACATCCGTCGGCGCGCGGGTACCGTGACCATCGCGAGTTGCTGGCGCGCAGCGACGTGGACGCCGTGATCGTCGCATCGCCGCCGCACTGGCACACGCTGATGGCCATCCATGCCCTCGAGGCGGGCAAGGACGTCTATCTGCAGAAGCCGATGACGCTGTACCCGGACGAGACGCTCGCCGTCCGCAACGCCGTCAGGCGGCACAAGCGCGTCTGCCAGATCGGCACGCAGATCCACGCGAGCGACAACTATCGACGCGTGGTGGAGCGGATTCGCTCCGGACAACTCGGACCGATCGGCGTGGTGCGTACGCTGAACGTGC contains these protein-coding regions:
- a CDS encoding HAMP domain-containing histidine kinase; translated protein: MISRTSPVAPGVGLPWLTTARWATAFAQIGAGLMATLVLDVSVRWWIVGLVVAVTLASNVWWASRGSARGPGRLDLPAGLILVDVVGLAVVLLAAGGPLNPVSIYFLVLITQAAFVHGARIAALAAVVATVAYGTLFVSTAPELRAAMAMHPEVAQHFQGMFWAFAGTAALVTVFVTRLATAVAERDRDVRALEARLAESASLARLATLAADAAHELATPLGTIVLTASELERDLERTPPDLASVVADLRLISSEGRRCRGLLDDLAGRAGQAAGSALHTTTLDAVLADALAGLPAERRSRVDVAVPPGLDGYWPVEGLARAILNVVRNAFDASPDDGRVTIAGRAVGDRISLVVRDSGRGMRADEQARACEPFFTTKPGQGRGLGLFVVKQTLEMIGGRLDIRSVAGTGTEVEIVVPREFAS
- a CDS encoding PmoA family protein, whose protein sequence is MTGPARFDRRTWLTHASTLLAAGLAAPLTAQGAPLTVRDEGENGLTVREGEALVLRYHYATVPVPESLRRGLGAREAESMRRYGHPRSDYIHPLYGLDGIAMTDDWSKDHPHHRGIYWAWPEVTYKGDLGDLHALQRVFARPTGRFTMTTGDAVATIEAENEWRWDDVTPIVREHARLDVHRRGAHGRFIDLQFTFAALAESVTIARRGTNAYGGLNTRLAPVSDLRLSHHADDPGTPVRMAWQTAAGRWRGASAPASLTIFERADNPGYPGDYIQFPDLPWLQPTFPAAGTRYPLERDTPLVLRYRLWVRAGDSPLDAEYRTQWLAFQKG
- a CDS encoding sugar isomerase domain-containing protein, giving the protein MSYDARFLETFNALATRFEEEQRAPLATAAGWMADAVADDRLIYLFGGGGHTCLVMQELFWRAGGLANLCPMIDFSIHPVTPAYMYLSHERMHGVGDALVDYYGLGEGDLLLCFHSYGFNPPTIDCALRAKEKGARVVGISSSEWDRCTPRDFPLRHRSGKHLFDVADVAIEDYVPFGDTVIQIEGFPQPISGISSTIDFYIAHRLEIECVKACVARGISPPVWRSANVAGGDACNAALRARYNPRVKFL
- a CDS encoding helix-turn-helix transcriptional regulator: MTTLDLETTPEREIRDLAGLGLPGARVLGRYRYRTPHTPLPPHRHRGMIEICYLHRGRQGYEMSGRRYDLQGGEVLVTMPGEWHSTGPDPENRGVLYWLILAPAAGRGRFLGLPPTDSTVLTRALLTLPARHFRAPRGCHAALDALLTGTRRTDALDVIARRCALVALLLDLVRASGRRRIRGADEWLDPVLHRMRTQLDRNWQVPDFARVAGLSVSHFTARFRDVTGTGPAEYFLGLRIDEAKRRLADTTASVTRIAYDLGFGSSQSFATAFHRLVGCAPSAHRRAAAR